Part of the Synergistaceae bacterium genome is shown below.
CAGATTCGTCCAGTTCACACTATGGTCACTACATTCCTGTTTCAAAAAATAATAATCTGCAATTTGAATTGCAATCATAGGTGCAAAAACAGAACCGATTAGATACAGAAAATCCGTAATATCTGTGATGGGAAAGAAAATTGCACCTATGGTACCAATTACCGCTGTACCGACAGCTATACATTTTCCATTGATTTTTTTGGAAATCGTTTCACTGGAAACGCCGGTAGAGTATGCATCCAAAAAGGTAGTTGTAACGGTTGAAAGCACAATGATTAGAAGAGCGGCAATGCCAAGTCCTGCTTTTACCATGATCTGAGCAATATCGGATGTGCCTGTAAAAATCGTTGCACCCATACCGATGACATACATCCAGCAGCTAACGACTCCATATACAATGACGCTGACAGCAGTCGCCTTTGTCGGTTTTTCTGCCTCACGAGTATAATCGCTGATTAATGGAAGCCAGGAAAGAGGCATAGCCACGGACAGCTCCACAGCAGCACGTTTACAATCATAACCGGTTGTAGCCAAATACCGTGCCAGCGTCTGTCCGGAGATATCATAATCAGTTCCATTGATTTTAACCATAAGAATTTCCTCCAAATAAAAAATGCGAAGAGCTACCGATTTGGTAAACTCCCCGCATATAATCACGGAAATATAAATGTCCCTACGTTGGCATTATCCAAATCAGGTATAGGGGTCGAAGGTTACACCTTCCTCTCAGCCTGTCTCACAAGCTCCCCATTTTTAAGTTCCTGTTCATTTTACATCCGTGTTGGCAGTAATACAAGGATTATTTGAACAGTTACAAAATTAGCATAATTCGCTCAAAATACAATTAAGCCAACTTATCTATCTAATTAAGCAATTTCATTGGAAGTTTCTAATGCTTTTTCTGCTTTAGTTTTAAGGCAATTTGGATGTAATTCTGCGATAAGAATGGCTGCAAACATAAGAACAAATCCAATTGCTTTGTTTATTGTCAAAGTTTCTGCAAAAAATACCATTCCGAATACAATTCCGAAAATGTTTTCAAAACTTAATATGATAGAAACACTTGTCGGGGATTCTGTTTTTTGTGAAATTGTCTGAAACAAGAAGCAAAGTCCTGAGCAAACGATACCCAGATATAGAACCCCAAAAACAACTGTCCCATTAACCTGACCTATAGAGAGATCTTCCTGTGTCAAAGTAAAAATCCACGCAAGTACAGCAGAAACAATAAATTGAAGCATTGTTATAATTCCCGGGTCCTTTCCTTTGCCCCATTTAGCAATCGCAACAATTTGAGTAGCCCAGAAAAGCGAGCTTACTATTGATATAGTATCTCCAAAGCTTATGCTTAACGATCCGGCAACGGAAACAAAGATAATACCAATCGCACACGTTACAGCCGCTACAATGTGATATAGCTTTGGTCTTTCTTTTAAAACTGCCCATCCAATAAATGGTACAAATATGCAGTATGCTGAAGAGAGAAAATGACTCTTTCCTGGCATCTCAAGCATTACACCGATTGTCTGTGAGAAATAAGCACAAAACAGACATATTCCTATGAAAATTCCCGACTTTATGTACTCCTTGTCAATTAACTTAAGTTTCTTTCTATAAATCACCGCCAGAACAATACTAGCAATGGTGAAACGTGTTGCGAGCAGCATTCCAGGTGGAATAAAATCGGTTGAACCCTTAACAGCAACTATTGAGCTTGCCCATGCCACCGAAACAAACAGTAGCAACAATTTGCCCTTAAGACTACCACTCTTTTGCATACAATAACTCCTCTCATATAACATAAAAATTTAACCTTGCATAAATTGTTAGTAACTATATTATTATTTTGTTATAAGCTTTAAGAAAACTCATTTTCTATTACAATTCTTCCTTCGCACGTTCATTATTATATCGAACAATAGGTTGTAATCTTTCCTTCAACCATATGTTTTTTTAAAAAATCTATATTTATTTCTTTCTATCTATTGTTAACATACAAAAAAAGAAAGCCTATTAAATGAAGCTTTTCAGCAAGCAGCATTAGTGTGGCATTAAAGTAATTCTATACTCTTTTCCTTATACGCTTGTCGTTTAAAGTTGCCGGTGGTCTTTGTTGATAACTTGTTTATTCATTTTATAACCATTTATATTCCGAAGGAATCTAGTAATACATACCTTAAGCAGTCCATCAGCTCCGTCGTATTCTATCTTATGTTCTAAATCTATTGCGAAATAGACACCCTTCATAAATAGCTGAATCCGGTGGCCCTAAAACCTTATCTTTTTCATCGCCAAAAACAGATAACTTTGCGACAAAAAAACCTTTTCATCTTCTTGTAAAGGAGCCTCATCTCTATTATCAACTTCTAATAGTGTGTTCAGGTATTCTAAATTTATCATATCAATTTTCTCGTTTGATTTTCTGAAAATCTTCGTCTCTCTCTAAATACTCCTGGAGGTAGCTTTTAACTGTGTTTTATTTTTTAAATTAACATCTCCATTCTCTTCAGATGTCTTCAACACAAATGTTAACTCGTTTTCGTCAATTTCATATAGCTCAAATAGTTGGCGTAAGCCCATCATTTTTGTTCTTGTACTTGTATTCGTATTAACAAAAATACCATCATATATTTTTTTATATTTTGGTTTACTTCGATGATTGTCAAAGTAATATTGCATACCATTTTCAGTTTTATTTACTTGATGAATCAGAACTTGAGGATTGTCCTCAATAATAAGCTCAATCATTCCCAAATACATTTCCTGCCAATTTTTAACACTTGTATAAGCTCCTAGATACTCATATCCATTAATTAATTTACCAGTTAAAGAATAATCGTCTGCCAAAGAAACTTTTTCTTCGATATACTTCTCAGGTCGAAAATCTGTAACAACCATTGGCCAAATTTCTCTCGCTTGGTTTAGCATATCTTTATTTCGATCTTCTATTTCAACCGAAGTCCATTTATTATATGCATAAGGCTGTTCTTTTTTACATATTGCAATTCAATTTCATTAACTCTTATAGGATTCAACAACTCTTATAGGATTCAACCTCTCCTGGTAGAAAGATTGAATTAAATGTATAGCTAAGACTGTTCCTTTAGTATCATTGTATTCTCGTGTTTTTATAAACTGAATGTGGGCTGTAGATGGATAACATTTGAATGAAGATACTAAAATTTTTTCATCAGTTTTTTCGTTCTTAGTAATATAATCTATTGCCAAATTTAGAGTTGATTTTATTGGATGTGTTTTTGTAATTGCCATACTAATCACCAGAACTTTCTTTTGATTTATTAAGAAGAAGGGAATGTATATCCCATATTTCTTTTACAATTTTTCTATTTTTTCTCTCATATAATCAATTTCATTTTTGTAAATAACACCTGTCGTATTAGTTACTTTTACAATCTTCTTTATGTTATTTTTTGCATTTGAAAGTAGCCATTGAAGATGTCTAAATAAATTAATCCTCATAATATGTAAGCAAAAAGACCGTAACTTTAAACTACGGTCTTATTTTTGGTTCTATAAAAAATGCACTTATCTCCATTTCCCGTTACAATTAAAGCACGACCAATAATAGAAAGGGTGAAGATAAGTGCAAAACTATTATAACGAAAATCTACTGAATTTAAAAGGTGTTACCATTGAGGACTGTGTACAAACCCAGTGGGCAATCGAAGTCTCACTCAATGCCATACAAGAGATCCCTTGTTGCCCTATTTGCCAATCGCAGAAAACAGCCATACACGACTATCGTACGCAGAAAATACAACATTTTCTCCTCGGTCCGAAACTTCTCATTCTCACATTGAAAAAAAGACGATTTGTATGTAAATGCTGTCAAAAAAGATTTACTGAAACCTATGACTTTGTGGGGCGCTATCAGCGTAGAACCAAAGAAAATATTCAGTGTATTCTTCATGCCTTAAAAGGCATCTGTGCCGTCAAAAGCATTGCAAAACAATACCAAATCAGCGGTTTCACGGTCCAACGTATCTTTTCGCATCTACAACCCGTTCCAGAGAGACTTCCCATTACTCTTTGTATCGACGAGTTCAAAGGAAATGCAGGTCATGAAAAGTACCAATGTATTCTTGTCGACGGTGTGAAAAAGAACATCTACGATATTCTTCCTTCTCGAAACAAAGAAGATCTTCACTCCTATTTCTCACGCTTTTCCAAAGAAGAAAAAGCACGGGTACGCTATGTAGTCATGGACATGTGCCAAAACTTCGCAAACATTGCAAGAACGCACTTTCCCAATGCACGCATCGTTGCAGATAAGTTTCATTTTGCGAGACAATGTTTTTGGGCATTAGAAAACACACGAAAAAGAGTGCAAAATACACTTCCTGAAAAAGAGCGACTGTACTTTAAACGAAGTAAATCGATTCTTAGAAAACACGAAAGAAAACTCGATGAAGACCAAAAAGCAAAGCTTTCTGTCATGAAAGCACAAAGCCCAGACATTTGTGATGCCCATATTT
Proteins encoded:
- a CDS encoding DMT family transporter, which encodes MQKSGSLKGKLLLLFVSVAWASSIVAVKGSTDFIPPGMLLATRFTIASIVLAVIYRKKLKLIDKEYIKSGIFIGICLFCAYFSQTIGVMLEMPGKSHFLSSAYCIFVPFIGWAVLKERPKLYHIVAAVTCAIGIIFVSVAGSLSISFGDTISIVSSLFWATQIVAIAKWGKGKDPGIITMLQFIVSAVLAWIFTLTQEDLSIGQVNGTVVFGVLYLGIVCSGLCFLFQTISQKTESPTSVSIILSFENIFGIVFGMVFFAETLTINKAIGFVLMFAAILIAELHPNCLKTKAEKALETSNEIA
- a CDS encoding ISL3 family transposase; the protein is MQNYYNENLLNLKGVTIEDCVQTQWAIEVSLNAIQEIPCCPICQSQKTAIHDYRTQKIQHFLLGPKLLILTLKKRRFVCKCCQKRFTETYDFVGRYQRRTKENIQCILHALKGICAVKSIAKQYQISGFTVQRIFSHLQPVPERLPITLCIDEFKGNAGHEKYQCILVDGVKKNIYDILPSRNKEDLHSYFSRFSKEEKARVRYVVMDMCQNFANIARTHFPNARIVADKFHFARQCFWALENTRKRVQNTLPEKERLYFKRSKSILRKHERKLDEDQKAKLSVMKAQSPDICDAHILKEQYVLFLDAKTRKEAEEKTGVLASSRRNLWIKGVS